The Raphanus sativus cultivar WK10039 chromosome 6, ASM80110v3, whole genome shotgun sequence sequence AAGAACACAGGCTTGCCCAAAAGTCGTCTTGATTCGTTTAACTCTACTACTAACACTACAATCTCCAAAGAACAAGTTATTACAGGTTCACATTCTTAACagttgtttaaatatttatcgtCTTAATCAATTTCTTTGTACTTatgaatttgaaaaaaatgtttttcttctGTGGATTTTCAGATGGTAATAAAATGGAGAAAACAATAAAACCTATATGCAAGAAACTAGCGAGAACAGAGATATGCGAACTAAACGGCGACGTAAGAATCCACGGCAAATCCGCGACTGTTCATGCAGCGATCGCCTTTGCGTTTCCAGCAAACTCCACGTGGCATATTAAACCTTACGCGAGAAAAGGTGGCGCGGCGATGGATCGCGTGAGAGAATGGACCGTGAAACTGGAACAAAACGCTGATTTATCGCGTTGCGTCAGGAATCACAGCGTTCCGGCTATACTATTTTCTCTCGGAGGCTACTCGATGAACAACTTCCACGATTTCACCGACATCGTGATTCCTCTGTACACGACGGCGCGTAGATTCAACGGCGAAGTACAGTTCCTCGTGACGAACAAGAATCAGCCGTGGATCAACAAATTCAAGGAGGTACTGAGGAGTCTCTCCAACCACGATTTGATCTACATCGACGAAGAAGACGAGACGCACTGTTTCACCACCGTCGTCGTCGGTCTCAACCGCCATCCGGAGTACTACAAAGAGCTGACGATCGATCCTTCGTACTCGGAGTATTCGATGTCAGATTTCCGGAGGTTCCTTAGAGACGCGTACTCGTTGCGAAACGCCGCCGTGAGGCCCGTGACCACGAGGAAGAACCAGCAGCGGCGGAGGAGGCCGCGGATGCTGATTCTGGCGAGGGGGAGATCGCGAGCGTTCACGAACGCCGGGGAGATCGCGAGAGCGGCGAGGCGAATCGGATTCAAAGTCGCGGTGGCGGAAGCGAGCGGAGACGTCGCGAGTTTCGCTCAGATCGTGAATTCGTGCGACGTCATGCTCGGCGTTCACGGGGCGGGGCTCACGAACATGGTGTTTTTGCCGGAGAACGCCGCCGTGATTCAGATTCTTCCGATCGGGGGATTCGAGTGGCTCGCGAAGACGGATTTCGAGGAGCCTTCCAAGGGGATGGATCTGAGGTATTTGGAGTACAAGATCGCGGCGGAGGAGAGCACGCTTTTGAGGCGGTACGGACGCGATCACGAGATCGTGAGAGATTCATCGGCGGTTGGG is a genomic window containing:
- the LOC108834741 gene encoding beta-1,2-xylosyltransferase XYXT1-like, with the protein product MTEKDLHCDTILARSFSRNEQKRLGYGAFIASLLFVFTLCTIFKPYLSALPPIVELQLPVNAGLRMLRITETQKPQAYKSSNNATYGDSENLTIPTDQINITSNATTLQKLISSEDHVRSVFKNTGLPKSRLDSFNSTTNTTISKEQVITDGNKMEKTIKPICKKLARTEICELNGDVRIHGKSATVHAAIAFAFPANSTWHIKPYARKGGAAMDRVREWTVKLEQNADLSRCVRNHSVPAILFSLGGYSMNNFHDFTDIVIPLYTTARRFNGEVQFLVTNKNQPWINKFKEVLRSLSNHDLIYIDEEDETHCFTTVVVGLNRHPEYYKELTIDPSYSEYSMSDFRRFLRDAYSLRNAAVRPVTTRKNQQRRRRPRMLILARGRSRAFTNAGEIARAARRIGFKVAVAEASGDVASFAQIVNSCDVMLGVHGAGLTNMVFLPENAAVIQILPIGGFEWLAKTDFEEPSKGMDLRYLEYKIAAEESTLLRRYGRDHEIVRDSSAVGRRGWEMLSVYLVQQNVTVNINRFKPVLVKAFELLQMQSV